One Tenrec ecaudatus isolate mTenEca1 chromosome 12, mTenEca1.hap1, whole genome shotgun sequence DNA segment encodes these proteins:
- the HCK gene encoding tyrosine-protein kinase HCK isoform X1, with product MGCVKSKFLLSRSKASQKEPSSTQQSPTYVPDPTSAGKRGFNNSGNQHGASEGPEDVTVVALYDYEAIHREDLSFQKGDQMVVLEESGEWWKARSLVTRNEGYIPSNYVARVNSLETEEWFFKGISRKDAERHLLAPGNVLGSFMIRDSETTRGSYSLSVRDYDAQHGDAVKHYKIRTLDSGGFYISPRSTFSTLQELVAHYKKGKDGLCQKLTVPCMSSKPQKPWEKDAWEIPRDSLKMEKKLGAGQFGEVWMATYNKHTKVAVKTMKPGSMSVEAFLAEANLMKTLQHDKLVKLHAVVTEEPIYIITEFMAKGSLLDFLKSDEGGKQPLPKLIDFSAQIAEGMAFIEQRNYIHRDLRAANILVSASLVCKIADFGLARIIEDNEYTAREGAKFPIKWTAPEAINFGSFTIKSDVWSFGILLMEIVTYGRIPYPGMSNPEVIRALERGYRMPRPDHCPEELYNIMTRCWKNHPEERPTFEYIQSVLDDFYTATESQYQQQP from the exons GGGTTTAACAACAGCGGCAATCAGCACGGGGCCTCGGAGG GTCCTGAGGATGTCACTGTGGTCGCCCTGTATGATTACGAGGCCATTCACCGCGAAGACCTCAGCTTCCAGAAGGGGGACCAgatggtggtgctggagga GTCTGGAGAATGGTGGAAGGCTCGATCTCTGGTCACCCGAAATGAGGGCTACATCCCAAGCAACTATGTCGCCCGTGTTAATTCCCTGGAGACAGAAGA GTGGTTCTTCAAGGGCATCAGCCGCAAGGATGCAGAGCGTCACCTCCTGGCCCCTGGCAATGTGCTGGGCTCCTTCATGATCCGGGACAGTGAGACCACCAGAG GCAGCTACTCTTTGTCTGTGCGGGACTACGACGCGCAGCATGGGGACGCGGTAAAGCATTACAAGATCCGGACCCTGGACAGCGGGGGCTTCTACATCTCCCCACGGAGCACCTTCAGCACCCTGCAGGAGTTGGTGGCCCACTACAAGA AGGGGAAAGATGGGCTCTGCCAGAAGCTGACAGTGCCCTGCATGTCCTCCAAGCCCCAgaagccatgggagaaagatgcctgGGAAATCCCCCGGGACTCCCTCAAGATGGAGAAGAAGCTTGGAGCCGGGCAGTTTGGTGAAGTCTGGATGG CCACCTACAACAAGCACACCAAGGTGGCCGTGAAGACGATGAAGCCGGGGAGCATGTCTGTGGAGGCCTTCCTGGCCGAGGCCAACCTGATGAAGACGCTGCAGCATGACAAGCTGGTGAAGCTGCACGCGGTGGTGACCGAGGAGCCCATCTACATCATCACGGAGTTCATGGCCAAAG GAAGCCTGCTGGACTTCTTAAAGAGTGACGAAGGCGGCAAGCAGCCCTTGCCCAAGCTCATTGACTTCTCAGCCCAG ATTGCCGAGGGCATGGCTTTCATCGAGCAAAGGAACTACATTCACCGAGACCTTCGAGCCGCCAACATCTTGGTCTCTGCGTCCCTGGTGTGTAAGATCGCCGACTTCGGCCTGGCTCGGATCATTGAGGACAATGAGTACACAGCTCGCGAAG GGGCCAAGTTCCCCATCAAGTGGACAGCTCCCGAAGCCATTAATTTTGGCTCCTTCACCATCAAGTCAGACGTTTGGTCCTTTGGCATCCTGCTGATGGAGATTGTCACCTATGGCAGGATCCCTTATCCAG GGATGTCGAATCCCGAGGTGATCCGGGCCTTAGAGCGTGGGTACCGGATGCCCCGCCCAGATCACTGTCCCGAGGAGCTCTACAACATCATGACACGCTGCTGGAAGAACCACCCAGAAGAGCGGCCCACCTTCGAATATATCCAGAGTGTGCTGGACGACTTCTACACAGCCACTGAGAGCCAGTACCAACAACAGCCGTGA
- the HCK gene encoding tyrosine-protein kinase HCK isoform X2, whose amino-acid sequence MGCVKSKFLLSRSKASQKEPSSTQQSPTYVPDPTSAGKRLGCVAGPPSHVPPLPAGPEDVTVVALYDYEAIHREDLSFQKGDQMVVLEESGEWWKARSLVTRNEGYIPSNYVARVNSLETEEWFFKGISRKDAERHLLAPGNVLGSFMIRDSETTRGSYSLSVRDYDAQHGDAVKHYKIRTLDSGGFYISPRSTFSTLQELVAHYKKGKDGLCQKLTVPCMSSKPQKPWEKDAWEIPRDSLKMEKKLGAGQFGEVWMATYNKHTKVAVKTMKPGSMSVEAFLAEANLMKTLQHDKLVKLHAVVTEEPIYIITEFMAKGSLLDFLKSDEGGKQPLPKLIDFSAQIAEGMAFIEQRNYIHRDLRAANILVSASLVCKIADFGLARIIEDNEYTAREGAKFPIKWTAPEAINFGSFTIKSDVWSFGILLMEIVTYGRIPYPGMSNPEVIRALERGYRMPRPDHCPEELYNIMTRCWKNHPEERPTFEYIQSVLDDFYTATESQYQQQP is encoded by the exons CTTGGGTGTGTGGCTGGGCCGCCCTCCCATGTGCCTCCCCTCCCTGCAGGTCCTGAGGATGTCACTGTGGTCGCCCTGTATGATTACGAGGCCATTCACCGCGAAGACCTCAGCTTCCAGAAGGGGGACCAgatggtggtgctggagga GTCTGGAGAATGGTGGAAGGCTCGATCTCTGGTCACCCGAAATGAGGGCTACATCCCAAGCAACTATGTCGCCCGTGTTAATTCCCTGGAGACAGAAGA GTGGTTCTTCAAGGGCATCAGCCGCAAGGATGCAGAGCGTCACCTCCTGGCCCCTGGCAATGTGCTGGGCTCCTTCATGATCCGGGACAGTGAGACCACCAGAG GCAGCTACTCTTTGTCTGTGCGGGACTACGACGCGCAGCATGGGGACGCGGTAAAGCATTACAAGATCCGGACCCTGGACAGCGGGGGCTTCTACATCTCCCCACGGAGCACCTTCAGCACCCTGCAGGAGTTGGTGGCCCACTACAAGA AGGGGAAAGATGGGCTCTGCCAGAAGCTGACAGTGCCCTGCATGTCCTCCAAGCCCCAgaagccatgggagaaagatgcctgGGAAATCCCCCGGGACTCCCTCAAGATGGAGAAGAAGCTTGGAGCCGGGCAGTTTGGTGAAGTCTGGATGG CCACCTACAACAAGCACACCAAGGTGGCCGTGAAGACGATGAAGCCGGGGAGCATGTCTGTGGAGGCCTTCCTGGCCGAGGCCAACCTGATGAAGACGCTGCAGCATGACAAGCTGGTGAAGCTGCACGCGGTGGTGACCGAGGAGCCCATCTACATCATCACGGAGTTCATGGCCAAAG GAAGCCTGCTGGACTTCTTAAAGAGTGACGAAGGCGGCAAGCAGCCCTTGCCCAAGCTCATTGACTTCTCAGCCCAG ATTGCCGAGGGCATGGCTTTCATCGAGCAAAGGAACTACATTCACCGAGACCTTCGAGCCGCCAACATCTTGGTCTCTGCGTCCCTGGTGTGTAAGATCGCCGACTTCGGCCTGGCTCGGATCATTGAGGACAATGAGTACACAGCTCGCGAAG GGGCCAAGTTCCCCATCAAGTGGACAGCTCCCGAAGCCATTAATTTTGGCTCCTTCACCATCAAGTCAGACGTTTGGTCCTTTGGCATCCTGCTGATGGAGATTGTCACCTATGGCAGGATCCCTTATCCAG GGATGTCGAATCCCGAGGTGATCCGGGCCTTAGAGCGTGGGTACCGGATGCCCCGCCCAGATCACTGTCCCGAGGAGCTCTACAACATCATGACACGCTGCTGGAAGAACCACCCAGAAGAGCGGCCCACCTTCGAATATATCCAGAGTGTGCTGGACGACTTCTACACAGCCACTGAGAGCCAGTACCAACAACAGCCGTGA